A window of the Miscanthus floridulus cultivar M001 chromosome 14, ASM1932011v1, whole genome shotgun sequence genome harbors these coding sequences:
- the LOC136503623 gene encoding uncharacterized protein — protein sequence MTENGLFAESISKAVTKNDAFTLDNYHFRTTDPSKVIKVGLLKIILSFLADPALDIPAEERHRMVSCLLNVTVQESDEPITMGYSVRLSSGEVVDMKSSRMLKWEREDSKLYMQSSDGEPSYKEKIEFATYFAEEISQGLLFEMAGQIPSLAELIKFGSLLDFEDAAVGFLLKSKNLQVFPDDEHFLKSLMLVNVLCSWGHYPACTAMLGQVHQRRKRSRD from the exons aTGACAGAAAATGGtctcttcgccgagt CTATATCCAAGGCAGTCACCAAGAATGATGCCTTCACCTTAGACAATTACCATTTCAGAACAACTGATCCAAGTAAGGTGATCAAGGTTGGTCTACTCAAAATAATTCTCTCATTCCTCGCTGATCCTGCTCTCGACATTCCTGCTGAAGAGAGGCACAGGATGGTTTCTTGCCTTCTGAATGTGACTGTCCAAGAGAGTGATGAACCAATCACGATGGGGTATAGTGTAAGATTGTCATCTGGAGAGGTTGTGGATATGAAGTCCAGCCGAATGCTTAAGTGGGAAAGGGAGGATTCCAAGCTGTACATGCAGAGTAGCGATGGCGAGCCCAGCTACAAAGAAAAGATTGAGTTTGCGACCTACTTTGCAGAGGAGATATCTCAAGGCCTGCTCTTTGAGATGGCGGGTCAGATCCCTTCGCTCGCTGAGCTTATTAAGTTTGGCAGCTTACTGGATTTCGAAGACGCTGCTGTTGGGTTCTTGCTGAAGTCAAAAAATCTGCAGGTGTTTCCTGATGATGAGCATTTCCTGAAGTCTTTAATGCTAG TAAATGTTTTATGTTCTTGGGGGCACTATCCTGCATGTACTGCTATGTTGGGCCAAGTACATCAGAGGAGGAAGAGAAGCCGTGACTAA
- the LOC136503624 gene encoding transcription factor PIF3-like has protein sequence MEVQPTTSLRLLSPSPVALPPSEDDMAAWLYPIVSGQEHAVVAGHDDHQQPSDDAAGLAAVDDAPADHNRERPPNMEEKCHSGAEDSTENYYSCGSRKKATGGARSHSHPEETHNLTEKRRRRKINEKLKTLRQLVPGCDDKAMSSFGCGGMKPPAVVVPPPYPPAGTGSVAAGGLPLPPAASRPCSSGAGDGERARRPAARGGSCTSTTSGDGTFRGLASTGASFTHTILLLLRS, from the exons ATGGAGGTGCAGCCAACAACAAGCCTCCGGTTGTTGTCGCCGTCGCCAGTCGCCCTGCCGCCTTCGGAGGACGACATGGCGGCGTGGCTATACCCGATTGTCAGCGGCCAAGAGCATGCTGTCGTCGCTGGCCATGACGACCACCAGCAGCCAAGCGACGACGCTGCCGGACTCGCGGCGGTGGATGATGCTCCGGCGGATCACAACAGGGAGAGGCCTCCAAACATGGAAGAGAAGTGCCACAGTGGCGCCGAG GATTCAACAGAAAACTACTACTCCTGTGGGAGCAGGAAGAAGGCGACAGGTGGAGCTAGGTCTCATTCTCATCCTGAAGAAACACACAACCTGACAGAGAAG AGACGAAGGCGCAAGATAAACGAGAAGCTGAAGACCCTGCGACAGCTCGTTCCAGGGTGCGACGACAAG GCAATGTCGTCGTTTGGGTGCGGCGGCATGaagccaccagcagtcgtcgtgCCGCCACCGTACCCGCCAGCGGGCACCGGCAGTGTCGCTGCCGGCGGGCTGCCGCTGCCGCCAGCCGCCAGCCGCCCTTGCTCCAGCGGTGCTGGCGATGGCGAGAGGGCACGTCGTCCGGCGGCCAGGGGTGGTTCTTGCACCAGCACCACCTCCGGCGATGGCACCTTTCGGGGCCTTGCTTCCACTGGCGCATCATTCACGCACAccatcctgctgctgctgcggtcatGA